Proteins from one Halovivax limisalsi genomic window:
- a CDS encoding ABC transporter ATP-binding protein yields MTELRLEGVTKRYGAGPKSGSGGDSGTGAGGTVADADSGTLALRNVDLTIRDGEFFTLVGPSGCGKTTTLRTIAGFEDPTSGRVTFDGGDVSGLAPEGRDVGVVFQSYALFPHMTVGENVGYGLRFRDPPAGTSREERVAELLSLVDLDGLGDREPDQLSGGQQQRVALARALAPEPSLLLLDEPMSALDARLRESLRRQVKHIQSDLGITTVYVTHDQAEALAISDRLAVMRDGRIEQIGTPREVYRTPATRFVASFVGDNTVFDGEIVDGHIQGSSPAGTEVAVGDRTFELADVPANADRVTFCVRSDALSPSVDRNQLRITVETTEFLGDRVRVHGRWDGRSIVVTLDDWVEYGRTGDDETVGEARNAGDELLIGFEPTDAHVIDRE; encoded by the coding sequence ATGACCGAACTCCGCCTGGAGGGCGTCACGAAGCGCTACGGAGCGGGGCCGAAGTCGGGGTCGGGCGGGGACTCGGGGACGGGAGCGGGGGGAACGGTGGCAGACGCGGATTCGGGAACGCTCGCGCTCAGGAACGTCGACCTGACGATCCGCGACGGCGAGTTCTTCACTCTCGTCGGCCCCTCCGGCTGCGGGAAGACGACGACGCTGCGGACGATCGCGGGGTTCGAGGACCCGACGAGCGGTCGCGTCACGTTCGACGGCGGGGACGTGTCCGGTCTGGCGCCCGAGGGTCGCGACGTCGGCGTCGTCTTCCAGAGCTACGCGCTCTTTCCGCACATGACCGTCGGCGAGAACGTCGGCTACGGTCTGCGATTTCGCGACCCGCCAGCGGGGACGTCCCGGGAGGAACGCGTCGCCGAGCTGCTCTCCCTCGTCGACCTCGACGGGCTGGGCGATCGGGAGCCCGACCAGCTCTCCGGCGGGCAGCAACAGCGCGTCGCCCTCGCCCGGGCGCTGGCGCCGGAACCGTCGCTGCTCCTGCTCGACGAACCGATGAGCGCGCTCGACGCCCGCCTTCGGGAATCGCTGCGCCGCCAGGTCAAGCACATCCAGTCCGACCTCGGGATCACCACGGTCTACGTCACCCACGACCAGGCGGAGGCCCTGGCCATCTCGGATCGCCTCGCCGTGATGCGCGATGGTCGGATCGAACAGATCGGGACGCCCCGGGAGGTGTACCGAACGCCGGCGACACGGTTCGTCGCCTCGTTCGTCGGCGACAACACCGTCTTCGACGGCGAGATTGTGGATGGCCATATTCAGGGATCCTCGCCAGCCGGGACGGAGGTCGCCGTCGGCGACCGAACGTTCGAGCTGGCGGACGTGCCCGCGAACGCCGATCGAGTCACGTTCTGCGTCAGGTCCGATGCGCTCTCGCCGTCCGTCGACCGGAATCAACTGCGTATCACCGTCGAGACGACCGAATTTCTCGGCGATCGCGTCCGCGTCCACGGCCGATGGGACGGACGGTCCATCGTCGTGACTCTCGACGACTGGGTCGAGTACGGGCGAACCGGTGATGACGAAACAGTCGGGGAGGCACGGAACGCTGGCGACGAGCTACTGATCGGGTTCGAGCC